Proteins from a genomic interval of Cognatishimia sp. WU-CL00825:
- a CDS encoding metallophosphoesterase family protein, which yields MMVQDLGCISDDVLLFGGPYSNLQATEALIKDAQRLNILPSHMICTGDLVAYCADPCETVAQIKDIGCAVVAGNCEQQLAQNALDCGCGFDEGSTCDLLSAGWFSHANSRVTYKDRNWMAALPDIVVFQHFGKKIAVIHGGVSDVSRFIWSVSPADVFREELALLRHHVGPVDMVVAGHSGIPFQRKVDGVMWVNAGVIGMPANNGKSATHYVTLHAGEIGFHDLTYDALAAKSAMEQTGLVQGYHRALIDGYWPSESVLPETLRRTSSA from the coding sequence ATGATGGTGCAAGACCTGGGGTGCATATCTGATGATGTCCTGCTTTTTGGTGGGCCTTATTCAAACCTTCAGGCCACAGAGGCGTTGATCAAAGACGCGCAGCGCCTAAATATTCTGCCAAGTCATATGATTTGTACCGGCGACCTTGTGGCCTATTGTGCTGACCCTTGTGAAACCGTAGCGCAGATCAAGGACATTGGGTGTGCTGTGGTCGCTGGAAATTGCGAGCAGCAATTGGCGCAAAACGCTTTGGATTGTGGCTGTGGGTTTGACGAGGGCAGTACCTGTGATTTGCTGTCAGCCGGATGGTTTTCGCATGCAAATTCCCGTGTCACCTATAAAGATAGAAACTGGATGGCCGCTTTGCCAGATATTGTTGTATTTCAGCATTTTGGTAAGAAAATTGCGGTGATCCATGGAGGCGTTTCAGATGTCAGCCGCTTTATTTGGTCGGTGTCTCCGGCGGATGTGTTTCGCGAGGAGTTAGCATTGTTGCGACACCATGTAGGACCCGTTGACATGGTTGTTGCAGGTCACTCTGGGATACCCTTCCAGCGAAAGGTCGACGGGGTGATGTGGGTGAATGCGGGGGTCATCGGCATGCCTGCAAACAATGGAAAATCCGCCACCCATTATGTGACGCTACACGCGGGTGAGATCGGGTTTCACGACCTCACTTATGATGCTTTGGCGGCAAAATCCGCGATGGAGCAGACAGGGCTTGTGCAGGGATATCATAGGGCGCTGATCGACGGATACTGGCCCTCTGAAAGCGTATTGCCAGAGACGCTGCGCCGTACGTCCAGCGCCTAA
- a CDS encoding site-specific tyrosine recombinase XerD: MSDLQWISTFLDAQSAELGAANNTQLAYARDLKDFAAWISHRNLSFQQVERDTIEDYLISCDAQGLAKSTRARRLSAIKQLYRFAFDEGWRDINPAIQIKGPGQDKRLPKTLEVAEVDELLKAARDSGRNKLDRARNKCLMELLYATGMRVTELVSLPTSSARGNPSMLLVLGKGGKERMVPLSPGARDALAHWLELRDAAEEKNKRNGKPNSTYLFPSRGKLGHLTRHRFYVLIKEFAVAGGIDPAKVTPHTLRHAFATHLLANGADLRAIQTLLGHADIATTEIYTHVLDERLKELVLEHHPLSKE; this comes from the coding sequence ATGAGTGATCTGCAATGGATATCTACGTTTTTAGATGCCCAGTCTGCTGAATTGGGGGCTGCCAATAACACTCAATTGGCCTATGCGCGCGATTTGAAGGATTTCGCGGCGTGGATATCACATAGGAATCTGAGTTTTCAACAGGTTGAGCGAGATACCATCGAGGACTACCTGATTTCATGCGACGCACAAGGGCTCGCGAAATCAACACGCGCGCGTCGCTTGTCAGCAATCAAACAGCTTTATCGCTTTGCGTTTGACGAGGGGTGGCGGGACATTAACCCAGCCATCCAGATCAAAGGTCCTGGTCAAGATAAACGCCTGCCAAAGACGCTCGAGGTTGCCGAGGTTGATGAATTGTTAAAGGCCGCAAGGGACTCTGGTCGCAACAAACTGGATCGTGCGCGCAATAAATGCTTGATGGAGCTGTTATACGCCACAGGTATGCGCGTCACAGAACTTGTTTCATTGCCCACAAGTTCTGCCCGCGGTAATCCCAGCATGCTGCTGGTGCTGGGTAAAGGTGGTAAAGAACGCATGGTGCCATTGTCCCCTGGTGCGCGCGACGCCCTCGCCCACTGGTTGGAATTGCGGGACGCTGCCGAAGAAAAAAACAAACGAAACGGCAAGCCCAATTCGACCTATCTATTCCCAAGTCGCGGCAAGTTGGGGCACCTGACGCGCCACAGGTTCTATGTATTGATCAAAGAGTTCGCCGTAGCTGGCGGCATTGATCCCGCCAAAGTCACGCCGCATACATTGCGACACGCCTTTGCCACCCATCTATTGGCAAACGGCGCAGACTTACGTGCCATTCAAACGCTCTTGGGGCACGCAGACATCGCGACAACTGAAATCTACACTCATGTGTTAGATGAACGCCTGAAAGAACTCGTGTTAGAGCACCATCCGCTTTCAAAAGAGTGA
- a CDS encoding shikimate kinase, translating to MKLKKTVVMVGMMGAGKTAVGRALAAKLNVPFLDSDAEIVKAANLSIAEIFDRDGETFFRQKESQVIDRLLDEERGILSTGGGAFLAEGNRAMITEKGISVWLDADLELLWQRVRHKDTRPLLHTPNPKATLREIYEQRVPIYAKADLSVKSLTAYSIENMADRVLEALKSRPDVLET from the coding sequence ATGAAACTTAAAAAGACAGTTGTAATGGTTGGCATGATGGGGGCTGGCAAAACCGCTGTTGGGCGGGCATTAGCAGCAAAGTTGAACGTGCCGTTCCTGGATTCGGACGCTGAAATTGTAAAAGCCGCAAATTTGTCGATTGCAGAAATTTTTGACCGAGACGGTGAAACGTTTTTTCGGCAAAAAGAAAGCCAGGTGATCGACAGATTGCTAGACGAAGAGCGCGGCATTTTATCCACCGGTGGGGGCGCATTCTTGGCTGAAGGCAATCGCGCGATGATCACTGAAAAAGGTATTTCAGTTTGGTTGGATGCGGATCTAGAGCTCTTGTGGCAACGGGTACGCCATAAAGACACGCGCCCGTTGTTACACACGCCTAATCCCAAGGCCACTTTGCGAGAGATTTATGAGCAAAGAGTGCCAATTTATGCCAAAGCGGATTTGTCCGTAAAGTCGCTGACGGCTTATTCAATTGAAAATATGGCGGATCGCGTTCTTGAGGCGTTGAAATCACGTCCAGATGTGTTGGAGACTTAA
- the aroB gene encoding 3-dehydroquinate synthase: protein METVHVGLGDRAYDIHIGPGLLSQAGKLIGQISGRKRMMIVTEENVARLHLATLQAGLAAGGIESEALILPPGESTKSWTYFEQTVEWLLSQKVERQDLVIAFGGGVIGDLTGFAAASLRRGVGFVQIPTSLLAQVDSSVGGKTGINAPQGKNLIGAFHQPTLVLADIEVLGTMTPRDFLSGYGEVVKYGMLGDSDFFDWLEVQGPKLAAGDQTARIAAVKRSCEMKADIVMRDETEQGDRALLNLGHTFCHALEAATGYGDRLLHGEGVAIGCALAFEVSSRLGLCAQEDPSRVRAHLKAMNMKTDLADIEGALPDADGLLELMAQDKKVVDGQLRFILAKSIGAAFVTSDVPKSVVHDVLSDALKQRH from the coding sequence ATGGAAACCGTTCATGTTGGTTTGGGCGATCGCGCCTATGATATTCACATCGGACCAGGATTGTTATCACAGGCCGGTAAGCTAATTGGGCAAATAAGCGGTCGCAAACGCATGATGATTGTCACAGAGGAAAACGTGGCACGTTTGCATTTGGCAACTTTGCAGGCTGGACTGGCCGCAGGCGGTATCGAATCAGAAGCGTTGATCCTGCCCCCCGGAGAAAGCACAAAGAGCTGGACCTATTTTGAGCAAACGGTGGAATGGCTATTGTCTCAGAAAGTTGAGCGCCAAGATTTGGTCATCGCTTTTGGCGGGGGTGTCATTGGCGATTTGACAGGATTTGCAGCAGCTTCGTTGCGTCGCGGCGTGGGTTTCGTGCAAATTCCAACGTCGTTATTGGCGCAAGTGGATAGCTCTGTTGGTGGCAAAACCGGCATCAATGCGCCTCAGGGCAAAAATCTGATTGGTGCGTTTCACCAACCCACCCTGGTTCTCGCAGACATAGAAGTGTTGGGCACCATGACGCCACGCGATTTTCTGTCTGGCTACGGCGAAGTCGTCAAATACGGCATGTTGGGTGATTCCGACTTTTTTGATTGGCTGGAAGTGCAGGGGCCAAAATTAGCCGCTGGTGATCAGACCGCGCGTATTGCTGCGGTGAAACGGTCTTGTGAAATGAAAGCTGATATCGTGATGCGCGATGAAACAGAGCAGGGTGATCGTGCTTTGTTGAATCTGGGGCATACGTTTTGTCATGCGCTCGAAGCCGCCACTGGATATGGTGATCGGCTGTTGCACGGCGAGGGTGTGGCGATCGGATGTGCGTTGGCTTTTGAAGTGTCCTCGCGTCTGGGCCTCTGCGCTCAAGAAGACCCAAGCCGAGTGCGGGCGCATCTCAAGGCTATGAATATGAAAACTGACCTGGCGGATATTGAAGGTGCATTGCCGGACGCAGACGGATTGCTGGAGCTCATGGCCCAAGACAAGAAAGTCGTCGATGGTCAGTTGCGGTTTATTCTGGCCAAGAGCATCGGCGCAGCGTTTGTGACTTCTGACGTGCCAAAGTCTGTTGTGCATGATGTGCTTAGCGATGCTTTGAAGCAAAGACACTGA
- a CDS encoding calcium-binding protein: MPPIDEIKVGTAFDDLLITYEGNDEIHGLDGNDTLIGNAGNDTLFGDDGDDALFGGDGYDELKGGEGNDELKGEGASDILIGDSGDDTLRGGNGDDYLFGGSDNDWLFGDLHNDYLAGDAGNDTLLGGRGNDTLFGGDDNDLLDGGRGQDELKGEAGNDKLHGQGGADILLGHEGNDTLLGGAHDDHLEGGADDDRLDGGKGDDVSDGGAGNDNLVDKWGADTLIGGTGEDSFHFRKFSGTDNIVEDFDAIDDSIHMKKMGQIVATQVGTDVLLEAASGANVLLENVTASDLKLGSNFFADDLIFV, encoded by the coding sequence ATGCCCCCGATCGATGAAATCAAAGTTGGAACTGCGTTTGATGATCTGCTGATCACTTATGAAGGCAACGACGAAATTCATGGTCTTGATGGCAACGATACCCTGATTGGCAACGCCGGCAACGACACGCTTTTTGGGGATGATGGCGACGACGCCCTGTTTGGTGGCGATGGCTACGACGAATTGAAGGGTGGCGAAGGCAACGACGAGCTGAAAGGCGAAGGTGCCTCAGATATTCTGATTGGCGACAGCGGTGATGACACTTTGCGCGGCGGCAACGGCGATGACTACCTGTTTGGCGGCAGTGACAATGACTGGCTTTTCGGCGACTTGCACAATGACTATCTTGCCGGGGATGCTGGCAATGACACGCTCTTAGGGGGCCGCGGCAATGACACGTTATTCGGCGGAGATGACAATGACTTACTTGACGGTGGGCGTGGTCAGGACGAGCTAAAGGGCGAAGCGGGCAACGACAAGTTGCACGGTCAAGGCGGCGCTGACATTTTGCTTGGCCATGAAGGCAATGACACGCTTTTGGGCGGTGCCCATGATGACCATCTTGAAGGCGGCGCAGACGATGACCGTCTTGACGGCGGCAAAGGCGACGACGTGTCGGATGGCGGCGCTGGTAACGACAATCTTGTCGATAAATGGGGCGCTGACACGCTGATCGGCGGCACCGGCGAAGATTCGTTTCATTTCCGGAAATTCAGCGGCACTGACAATATCGTCGAAGATTTTGATGCCATTGACGATAGCATCCATATGAAAAAGATGGGCCAAATTGTTGCGACACAAGTTGGAACAGATGTCCTGCTGGAAGCAGCCAGTGGCGCGAATGTTTTGCTTGAGAATGTGACCGCAAGCGATCTGAAACTTGGTTCAAACTTTTTTGCTGACGATTTGATATTTGTCTAA
- a CDS encoding single-stranded DNA-binding protein has translation MAGSLNKVMLIGNLGRDPEVRSFQNGGKVCNLRIATSENWKDRNTGERREKTEWHSVAVFSEGLVRVCEQYLRKGSKVYIEGQLQTRKWQDQSGQDRYSTEIVLQGFGSTLTMLDGRGEGGGGGGGGSQGGGFGGDQSGGQGGGYDSGQQGNYGGGQQSAPSRDLDDEIPF, from the coding sequence ATGGCCGGATCACTTAACAAAGTAATGCTGATTGGCAATTTGGGCCGCGACCCAGAAGTTCGCAGTTTCCAAAATGGCGGCAAAGTTTGCAATCTGCGGATTGCTACGTCTGAAAATTGGAAAGATCGCAACACTGGCGAACGCCGCGAAAAGACCGAATGGCATTCTGTTGCCGTCTTTAGCGAAGGCTTGGTGCGCGTTTGCGAGCAATACCTACGCAAAGGCTCTAAGGTCTATATCGAAGGCCAACTGCAAACCCGCAAATGGCAAGATCAATCCGGTCAGGATCGCTATTCAACCGAAATCGTTTTGCAGGGTTTTGGCAGCACGCTCACAATGCTCGACGGCCGTGGCGAAGGTGGCGGCGGCGGCGGTGGAGGCTCTCAGGGCGGCGGATTTGGCGGAGACCAATCTGGCGGTCAAGGCGGCGGTTATGACAGCGGCCAACAAGGCAACTATGGTGGAGGGCAGCAAAGTGCACCTTCACGCGATCTGGATGACGAGATCCCCTTCTAA
- a CDS encoding lytic transglycosylase domain-containing protein, with amino-acid sequence MLTRFTIGLVGALLLGHPLSAKDLVGGKSRIALFKSQLNVLDTRASQQYNNAVRLKPQPVITPTKWGTKPFNGKYRGPYLDLARNAALKYDVPVDLFLRLVQQESGWKANARSHKGALGLAQLMPGTAALLGVNAHDPQENLEGGAKYLSQQYNRFRSWRLALAAYNAGPEAVQKYGGVPPYKETQNYVKIIWGS; translated from the coding sequence ATGTTGACACGTTTTACCATAGGTTTGGTTGGCGCATTACTGCTTGGCCATCCGCTGTCCGCAAAGGATTTGGTTGGTGGAAAATCACGGATCGCATTGTTTAAAAGCCAGTTGAATGTATTGGATACACGCGCCTCACAGCAATATAACAACGCCGTACGCCTAAAGCCCCAACCCGTGATTACGCCGACCAAATGGGGCACAAAGCCATTTAACGGTAAGTATCGCGGACCATATTTGGATTTGGCGCGCAATGCGGCTCTGAAATACGACGTACCGGTGGATCTTTTCTTGCGCTTGGTCCAGCAGGAAAGCGGCTGGAAAGCCAATGCGCGCTCACATAAGGGGGCGCTTGGATTGGCGCAACTTATGCCTGGCACCGCTGCATTGCTTGGCGTTAATGCGCATGACCCGCAAGAAAATCTTGAAGGTGGCGCCAAATATTTGTCACAGCAATATAATCGTTTCCGATCGTGGCGATTGGCATTGGCCGCTTATAATGCTGGGCCAGAAGCCGTGCAGAAATACGGTGGCGTGCCGCCGTATAAAGAAACCCAAAATTACGTTAAAATCATTTGGGGCAGCTAG
- a CDS encoding AraC family transcriptional regulator — translation MPKDMFSQDAVRVCTFAQLMQAESWTLELVHKQPTNLLLWTTRGQGVVNLHGVRRGFSTHNALFVPASHLWAIEIGRQTLGQAVFIPSTASGAFPEQCHLLRVQDGLIQSELTGLIEDMRRELTQNRPYVEEATAAHAHLLAIWLRRQIQSAQPQKKQKAAMRLVRRYCDLLAQSFETGQPMGAYAKALEVTPTHLTRVCRETAGMTAAELLVQCTLHAAREKLVNETSSFKKISESLGFGSAPYFTRFILQHCGATPSDLRKKARKTPL, via the coding sequence TTGCCAAAAGACATGTTTTCCCAAGACGCGGTGCGAGTTTGCACCTTTGCACAATTGATGCAGGCTGAAAGTTGGACATTAGAACTTGTTCACAAGCAGCCCACCAACCTGCTGCTTTGGACAACCCGTGGTCAAGGTGTTGTGAATCTACACGGTGTGCGGCGTGGCTTCAGCACCCATAACGCGTTATTTGTTCCTGCAAGTCATTTGTGGGCCATTGAAATTGGCCGCCAGACTTTGGGGCAAGCAGTATTCATTCCTTCAACAGCCTCTGGTGCTTTCCCCGAACAATGCCACCTTTTACGTGTGCAAGACGGGCTTATTCAAAGCGAATTGACCGGACTAATCGAAGACATGCGCCGCGAATTGACGCAAAACAGGCCCTACGTTGAAGAAGCAACAGCGGCCCATGCCCATCTACTTGCCATTTGGTTGCGCCGCCAAATTCAAAGCGCCCAGCCACAAAAAAAGCAGAAAGCAGCAATGCGGCTTGTGCGTCGCTATTGTGATTTGCTTGCCCAGAGTTTTGAAACGGGTCAGCCCATGGGCGCTTATGCCAAAGCCTTGGAAGTGACCCCAACGCATTTGACGCGCGTGTGCCGTGAAACGGCTGGCATGACCGCCGCAGAATTACTGGTTCAGTGCACTTTGCATGCGGCGCGCGAGAAATTGGTCAACGAAACAAGTTCATTCAAAAAAATATCTGAATCTCTTGGGTTTGGCAGCGCCCCGTATTTTACGCGTTTTATCTTGCAGCACTGTGGCGCAACACCAAGCGATCTGCGTAAAAAGGCCCGAAAGACACCGCTATAG
- the miaA gene encoding tRNA (adenosine(37)-N6)-dimethylallyltransferase MiaA translates to MFEINKLSSEQPVLIAGPTASGKSALALEIVARQGGVIVNADALQVYNNWRVLSARPSEEDEAAAPHLLYGYIDKTQEYSVGHWLKDVKPLIKKGDRPIIVGGTGLYFKALTDGLAEIPPTPPALRSKANQRVAEHGIDALRSELDARTLERIDVLNPMRVQRAWEVQTATGRPLWQWQDETPAPILPLGDCMPILFDVDKDWLNARISKRFDMMLQKGALAEAQANLPNWDPSLPSSKAIGAPELIAHLQGDLTLDKARDLSNIATRQYAKRQRTWFRSKMAAWTKYSPA, encoded by the coding sequence ATGTTTGAGATCAATAAGCTGTCCTCAGAGCAACCCGTGCTTATTGCCGGACCAACTGCGAGCGGCAAAAGCGCATTAGCGTTGGAAATTGTGGCGCGCCAAGGTGGCGTGATTGTGAACGCTGATGCATTGCAGGTCTATAACAATTGGCGCGTGCTCTCTGCACGTCCATCTGAAGAAGATGAAGCGGCAGCACCTCACCTGCTTTATGGGTACATCGACAAGACCCAAGAATATTCCGTTGGCCATTGGTTAAAAGATGTCAAACCTTTGATAAAAAAAGGGGATCGCCCAATTATCGTAGGTGGAACTGGGTTGTATTTCAAAGCGCTAACCGATGGTTTGGCAGAGATCCCCCCCACCCCGCCTGCATTACGTTCAAAGGCAAATCAAAGAGTTGCAGAGCACGGCATTGATGCTTTGCGCAGCGAACTGGATGCCCGGACGCTTGAACGCATTGATGTGCTTAATCCGATGCGTGTCCAACGCGCTTGGGAAGTTCAAACAGCCACCGGGCGCCCCTTGTGGCAATGGCAAGATGAAACGCCTGCCCCCATTTTACCGCTCGGCGATTGTATGCCCATTTTGTTTGATGTTGATAAAGACTGGCTAAATGCCCGTATTTCCAAACGATTTGACATGATGTTGCAAAAAGGTGCCCTTGCAGAGGCGCAAGCAAACCTGCCAAATTGGGATCCAAGCTTGCCCTCTTCCAAAGCCATTGGTGCCCCAGAACTGATCGCCCACTTACAGGGAGATCTGACTTTGGACAAAGCCAGAGACCTTTCAAACATCGCAACCCGTCAATACGCAAAACGGCAACGCACTTGGTTTCGATCAAAGATGGCAGCATGGACTAAATATTCACCCGCATGA
- the pyrH gene encoding UMP kinase, with translation MADANPENETTFKRVMLKISGEALMGDQGFGLNPPTVQRIAEEVKTVHDLGVEICMVIGGGNIFRGLSGSAQGMERTTADYMGMLATVMNALAMQSALEELGVFTRVISAIPMDQVCEPYIRRRAVRHLEKKRVCIFAAGTGNPYFTTDTAATLRANEMACEAIFKGTKVDGVYDKDPVKFEDAVRYDTVSYDDVLAKRLGVMDASAIALARDNNLPIIVFSLDEPGGFRGILAGKGTYTKVQ, from the coding sequence ATGGCTGACGCTAACCCGGAAAACGAGACCACTTTTAAACGTGTGATGCTTAAGATTTCGGGGGAGGCGTTGATGGGAGATCAAGGATTTGGTCTTAACCCGCCAACGGTTCAACGGATCGCGGAAGAAGTAAAGACCGTGCACGACCTTGGGGTCGAAATTTGTATGGTCATTGGGGGCGGTAATATTTTCCGCGGCCTTTCCGGATCCGCACAAGGCATGGAACGCACCACAGCAGACTATATGGGCATGCTGGCCACGGTCATGAATGCTTTGGCAATGCAATCAGCGCTAGAGGAACTGGGCGTGTTCACGCGGGTTATTTCGGCCATCCCAATGGATCAGGTTTGCGAGCCATATATCCGTCGTCGCGCCGTGCGCCACCTTGAAAAGAAACGGGTGTGTATTTTTGCCGCTGGCACAGGTAACCCATATTTCACAACCGACACTGCGGCGACCCTGCGGGCAAATGAAATGGCCTGCGAGGCGATATTCAAAGGCACCAAGGTCGACGGTGTCTATGACAAAGATCCGGTGAAATTTGAAGATGCCGTTCGCTATGATACCGTGAGCTATGACGATGTGCTGGCGAAACGGTTGGGGGTTATGGATGCCTCTGCGATTGCGCTGGCGCGCGACAACAACTTGCCCATTATCGTTTTCTCGCTAGATGAACCCGGTGGCTTCCGCGGCATTCTTGCGGGCAAAGGGACCTATACAAAGGTTCAATAA
- the frr gene encoding ribosome recycling factor, translated as MSEEFELDTDDLTRRMDGAMANLRTEFASLRTGRASASMLEPVQVDAYGSMTPINQVGTVNVPEPRMVTINVWDKGLVGKVEKAIRESGLGINPQLNGTIIMLPIPELNEERRRDLTKVAGQYAENARISVRNLRRDGMDQIKKAKNDGMSEDDQKLWESEVQDMTDAYIKKVDEALETKQAEIMQV; from the coding sequence ATGTCTGAAGAATTTGAGCTTGATACCGATGACCTGACCCGTCGAATGGACGGTGCTATGGCCAATCTTAGAACAGAATTTGCCTCGTTGCGCACCGGGCGCGCCTCGGCCTCGATGCTAGAGCCTGTGCAGGTTGACGCTTATGGGTCTATGACGCCGATCAATCAGGTTGGGACGGTAAACGTGCCAGAACCCCGCATGGTGACTATCAATGTTTGGGACAAAGGCTTGGTTGGCAAAGTTGAAAAAGCCATTCGCGAATCTGGTCTGGGCATTAACCCGCAGCTCAACGGCACCATTATCATGTTGCCCATTCCCGAGCTTAACGAAGAACGCCGCCGGGATTTGACAAAAGTTGCCGGACAATATGCGGAAAACGCCCGAATTTCCGTGCGCAATCTGCGTCGCGATGGCATGGACCAGATCAAAAAGGCCAAAAACGACGGCATGTCAGAAGATGACCAAAAGCTATGGGAATCCGAAGTTCAAGACATGACGGATGCCTATATCAAAAAGGTGGACGAGGCGCTTGAGACAAAGCAAGCCGAGATCATGCAGGTCTAA
- the uppS gene encoding polyprenyl diphosphate synthase translates to MDADSTSLKGPRHVAIIMDGNGRWAQSRGRPRLFGHHAGAKRVKEIVRACKPLEVKYLTIFGFSTENWKRTQSEVAGLMSLFRQYIRKETRSLKKEGVRVRFIGDRVRLDEKLVALMDELELLTAENDDVHLTIALNYGGRDEVARATRRLAFDIQAGNLLPQDVDEETLPKYLDTYVLPDPDLVIRTSGEARISNFLLWQSAYAEYEFIDTLWPDFSEEEFRKVVSAFGMRKRRFGAVPA, encoded by the coding sequence ATGGACGCCGATAGCACATCCCTTAAGGGGCCGCGTCATGTGGCCATCATCATGGACGGTAATGGTCGTTGGGCGCAATCCCGCGGACGACCACGCTTGTTTGGCCACCATGCCGGAGCAAAACGCGTCAAAGAGATCGTGCGCGCGTGCAAGCCATTGGAGGTCAAATATCTGACGATATTTGGCTTTTCGACAGAGAACTGGAAGCGCACGCAATCCGAAGTCGCTGGATTAATGAGTCTTTTTCGCCAGTACATTCGAAAAGAAACGCGCAGCCTTAAAAAAGAAGGCGTGCGGGTGCGCTTTATTGGCGATCGTGTGCGGCTGGATGAAAAGCTTGTCGCGTTGATGGACGAGCTGGAACTGTTAACTGCGGAAAACGACGACGTTCATTTGACCATCGCGTTAAATTATGGCGGTCGCGACGAAGTCGCGCGTGCAACCCGTCGCCTGGCCTTTGATATTCAGGCCGGTAATCTTTTGCCGCAAGATGTCGACGAAGAAACGCTGCCAAAATATCTTGATACTTATGTGTTGCCAGATCCAGATTTGGTGATCCGTACAAGCGGCGAAGCACGTATTTCAAACTTTCTGCTGTGGCAATCGGCCTATGCTGAATATGAATTCATCGACACGCTTTGGCCTGACTTTTCCGAAGAGGAATTTCGCAAGGTTGTGAGTGCATTTGGCATGCGCAAACGACGTTTTGGTGCGGTGCCTGCATGA
- a CDS encoding phosphatidate cytidylyltransferase: MISDGKWGDLGARVLSAIVMLVVGLMALWLGGILFHALVAIVCGGMIWELTRMLAPSKPAAPLQMGLLAGFALFSIAFIPPLFFLPVLLAPAIVGATSLRKDRLIYVAYAAGLLLAAFGLIMLREFRGLEWVVWLVLVVIATDVAGYFAGKAFGGPKFWPKISPKKTWSGTSAGWLAAAVVGFFFAGPGLALVSVAISLASQLGDIAESAIKRRAGVKDSSQLIPGHGGLLDRFDGLMAAALLILVISSLVGLPSHPG, translated from the coding sequence ATGATATCTGACGGCAAGTGGGGAGATCTGGGCGCTCGGGTTTTATCCGCTATTGTGATGCTGGTCGTTGGACTTATGGCATTATGGCTGGGTGGCATTCTATTTCATGCATTGGTGGCGATTGTCTGCGGCGGTATGATTTGGGAACTCACACGTATGTTGGCACCATCAAAGCCAGCTGCGCCGCTCCAGATGGGTTTGTTGGCTGGTTTTGCCTTGTTCAGCATTGCTTTTATTCCCCCTTTGTTTTTTCTACCGGTGTTACTGGCACCCGCAATTGTGGGCGCAACCAGCCTAAGAAAAGATCGTTTGATATATGTTGCCTATGCCGCTGGATTGCTACTGGCGGCCTTTGGACTGATCATGTTGCGCGAATTTCGCGGACTGGAATGGGTTGTTTGGCTGGTGCTGGTCGTGATTGCGACAGATGTGGCCGGCTATTTTGCAGGCAAAGCGTTCGGAGGCCCAAAGTTCTGGCCGAAAATCAGCCCCAAGAAAACCTGGTCAGGCACATCAGCTGGGTGGCTTGCAGCGGCCGTGGTTGGCTTTTTCTTTGCTGGTCCAGGTCTGGCGTTGGTCAGCGTGGCGATATCATTGGCAAGTCAACTTGGCGATATTGCAGAAAGCGCGATCAAACGGCGGGCAGGGGTCAAAGACAGCAGTCAGCTTATCCCCGGGCACGGAGGCCTGTTGGACCGCTTTGATGGTTTGATGGCTGCTGCCTTACTGATTTTGGTTATTTCGTCGCTTGTTGGCTTGCCCAGCCATCCGGGATAA